One window of the Peptacetobacter hiranonis genome contains the following:
- a CDS encoding NUDIX hydrolase, with protein MNKTVLTTICYIEKGGKTLMLYRNKKKNDVHEGKYVGIGGKFEFGETPEECIIREIKEETGLTVNSLRYHGLISFPKFANDDNWYMFIFSCRDFEGEVPEDRLDDCPEGRLLWVDNDKVMDLNMWDGDRVFLEWVATKKVFNAKIEYKEGILDKYHVDFY; from the coding sequence ATGAATAAGACAGTACTTACAACTATTTGCTATATTGAAAAAGGTGGCAAAACGCTTATGCTTTATAGAAATAAAAAGAAAAATGACGTACATGAAGGTAAGTATGTTGGGATTGGTGGAAAATTTGAATTTGGAGAAACTCCAGAAGAATGTATAATAAGAGAGATTAAAGAAGAAACTGGATTAACTGTAAATTCACTTAGATATCATGGACTTATTTCTTTCCCTAAATTTGCAAATGACGACAACTGGTATATGTTTATATTTAGTTGTAGAGATTTTGAAGGAGAGGTTCCTGAGGATAGATTAGATGATTGTCCAGAGGGTAGACTTCTTTGGGTTGATAACGACAAGGTTATGGACTTAAATATGTGGGATGGAGATAGAGTATTTTTAGAGTGGGTAGCCACTAAAAAGGTGTTTAATGCAAAAATTGAATATAAAGAGGGAATCTTGGATAAATATCATGTAGATTTCTATTAA